The Nicotiana sylvestris chromosome 6, ASM39365v2, whole genome shotgun sequence genomic sequence ggcctgatatcatcaatttcaaacatctttcattttcaaaaactcttatatattccagaaaacaattttcttcaaaaatttatttctcgggcttgggacctcggaattcgattccggacacacgcccaagtcccatattttcctacggaccctccgagaccatcaaatcatgggtccgggtccgtttacccaaaatattgaccgaagtcaacttaaatttattttaaaaatagaattcatcatttttacagattttcacataatggcttttcagATACACGCCCGGATTGCACACGcatatcgaggtgagacaaaagggAGACTTTAAGgctcgaaacacagaatttatttctaaaacaggtgatgaccttttgggtcatcacagtacCACTCTATGGAATAACCAATTTGGTGTGATAGCATCGTTACCTTATTTTTTCCTCTCATCTTGCCCttctttatttttaaataatgctATTTTATCCTTTACGCTATCTTTTAGATAATAATTCTACCTCAGACCTTACTTGTTCTTAATATTGtaagtttatttttcatattattgATGCATGGCATCATAAAACGACGATAGTCATTACAATTTACCCAAAATTATATACATCAAAatgatacaatacaatacaatacaatactatacgatacaatacaatactatACGATAcattattaaataaaaaataacaacCATCTAAACAAGATGTAAGTTTGGAGCTCCCTTGAGATTCAAAGGCCAAAATATTACGGCCAAACGTATATGCAAGTATACACGATCATCAAGTAATAGAGTGATAAGATAGTGTCGAACCTACAAGGACTTGTTatcaactattaactaaattagactatcctaattatctagACAAGAATTAATCCAAGAAGTATTTGACTCTAagctaattaaaataaataatgaactcTGAACAAAAGAAGAACAAATTTTTACGTTATCAATGCGATGAAAATGATCTAGAGTTATGGCTACCTTAaaatcctattgtattcttcagttgaattaactaattaattcatCTAATTTATTGGTTAACAGAGTTaatattactcataagaatctgtcgatcTCTTACTCGTCTATTCAGGCTAACCTAACACATATATGTCTATAgagttagaatcaacaagaatgcatttataatttccgtataataaccaagcaaggcaataAATATATGTTTATCCTAACTGCGAATCCCTTCCCTGATGCCTGGGTTTCAGAACTTGCTCTACTcgatcctatatgcaatctagaatttcaactttcgagttcaattctagATTTTGTAAATAATATTCAATTGGTggtcaagcaatcaaataattaagcgtaaaattgaataaataaaccgaTACGATAAATcaagaaaccaaaatcaatatccgaatAATAATAGTCATGAAAGAGCCACAACTCTAGAACGTGAAATTTAGCTCTACATAGACATGGTAGTCCAATAATAAtcataaaaagataataaaaactactaagtttggtggaagaaaagatgaaatccGATGAACTCCGGCCTTCACGGCAGCTTCGTGCTCTCTCTTGGTCAAAAATATTGTAAAAATTGTGTTTAAGGACTTTTTATAGATATAAGAAAAAGCCTAGACGTAATAATCAAATTCAAACCCAAAAAGGAGACAAAATAACCTTGAACCTGCGTCACAGCGTGAAACGCGCCAACTTTCTTGCGTTGGGCGTCGCCTCGCTCTGGTTAACGCAAGAAAGTGAGGCCGCGTCGCACTGCCCATCGCTTAGTTTTCAAAAAGCTTCGCTGCTTCAACTCTATTGATGCAATGTCCGACTCCAATTATTTGTCATTCCAATTGCTTTGTGCCATCAAGACATTTCCTTCACGTGACCATCTTTTACAAGGTAATGTCTTTACCTctccttctttatttttgttttgtttcataTCATCATTATGTCATACTGTTCGGATCATTAGATACTCATGAGCTAAGTATTGTATGTAGAAAATAcacttcaaaataaaaataatctaTCCAATGTCGTTCTTGTGCAACCAAATAGTACATTGCATATTTTATTGTTAATTATATTATGATGAacaaatatatttttattattatgttgCGTAATGTAATTACTATCCTAATAATCACGATCTAATTTTTACTGGTGCAATGGTGCCCCATCTGACTTACAATTTTGTAATTTTAGATGCGTACTTGTACAAACATTAGGTGCACAATCCGTATACAGATATACTAGAGTGATTTTGACTGAGTTTATAGTTTCAGTTACTGACCATTGTTTACTGTTTAGGTTATACATAGTATTTAAACAAGATATATAAAACCATTAATAGGTTACATGAACAGGGAAATCCTCTATCTCATCTGTCCAGGCGTTCTTTTCCTTGGCTGCATCGACAGTCCTTAGCGCACGCCAAACAACACTGTTACACTTGAAGCCCGATCCGAAACCTATTTGCCACGCTCTGTCACCCTTCTTTATCCTTCCTTTGGCTTCGGAGTAGGCCAAATTGTACCACACTGAGCTACTTGAAGTATTTCCGAACCTATAAAGAGTCATTCTTGAAGGCTCCATAAGCACTTTTGGGAGATCCAGATTCTTCTCAAGTTCATCCAATACTGCTCTCCCCCCTGCGTGAATGCAGAAGTGCTCGAACGTCATCTTGAAATCAGGGATATattgtttcattttccttttaaagACTTTTCTCGCGATTAAGGAGGCGAAAAAGAGGAGTTGCTCGGACATGGGGAGGACTAGAGGGCCAAGAGTTGTGATATTAGTTTTTAAGGCTTCACCAGCAACTGCCATTAAGTCTTTTGACAATGACACGCCTTTCTTTCCATCCTCATCTTCATCTTGGTAGGCACAACCGAATGCTCTGTCATCCGCACCTTTATGGGTGCGAACGACGTGCATCAGTTGATATTTTGAGCGTCTACGATCGGAGGAACGATTTGACATGAGAATAGCAGATGCACCCATCCGGAAAAGGCAATTTGATAAAAGCTTTGATTTCAGCTTCCCCGAATAGTAGGCCGATGAGATTATTTCCGTGCTTGCTATAAGTGCATAAGAGTTGGCTTGCCCCTGTTCAATTATTTGACACATCAACAATTTTGATCACCAAGAAATGGAAAATCATGACATACACCTTTTAGTTTTTAAATCTTATTGGAACATAAGAGTGTTCCTACACCTTAAATTTTCAGAGAAAATGCTCAAATTAAAGGGTGGAGAATTTTTCAGTTGTGTTACATTATCATTTAAAAGTGCTTGCACTTTCAATTAATCATATTATGTCTCAATACTTTTTGCATATTGGATGATGGCACGATTTGAACTTGAGACATCTtgcctgctctgataccatattgaaTTATATGACCGTCTAATTTAAAACTTAAGTAGTTGAAGAAAGCACACTCTTAATTATTTAGTTCGATTGTTTCTCAACCTGAAAATTTAGAATTATATGAAGATATACCAACCTGTAAAAGCCGGTTAGCTAGGTCAACAGAAATGAGTCCAGCACTGCAGCCCATGCCGCCGAGGTTATAGGTAATCACATTGACGCCAAGCTTATAATGGTTGACAATCATCGCAGAAAGAGATGGCGTTGGATTAAACGCACTAGAATTGACGATAACAATCCCAATCTCTTGAACCTTGACTCCGGTTTTCGCCAATAGATCGTCTATGGCACCAATGATAACCATTTTCGCTTCATTTTGATTAATACTCATTGGAACACTTGATGGGATCTTTGACTCGGCTGGAACGTAAGTCTTTTCACCTAAACCTGACCACTTCGagattttctttagaaaatttaAGCTTTCTTCGTCCAAAATGTCGGACATTTTTTCTATGAAACCTTGTCTAGATGTCATAAAACATTGAGGTGGCTTATAACATGCAAAATCGACTAAGTAAACATTTCTTGGACGACTCACGAAGTAAACTGTCGTTAAGTAAACAACGAGAGTTGAAAAAGATTTCAACATGACAGGATGGTTCATTAGGTTTTCAagagtaaaggttgaaagatgaagTCCGACAGCAGCAAGAATTGGGACGATGAGGAGATAAACTGCATTTGATATTAGGTAATGGTATCCAAGTTTTACATATTTGAGTCTAATGGAGAGAAGAAAATTGGGCAGGTTTGACTGGCATACTTCTCCAGCATTTTCTGCCATTGCTGTTGTAGATTAAGAGAAGAGAATTAGTAGAACAAGAAATTAAGATTGTATGATGAGTTTCCAAGCAGATCAAGGTCCAGAGATTTAAAGAGTCAAAAAGCAGAGTTGTCCTTGTCCACTCTAGGTACCGCCTCCTACTGTAGTAATGTGCCCTTTATTATTTCCTATAACAGTAATGAAAAGTGAGTTTTGTAATCTATACATATTTACATATCAAGTTTCCATTTGCTTGACATACAATAAAAAAGGGCAGTCCAGTACACGAAGCATCTCGCGTTCATGCAGGGTCTGGGAAAGGACCGTTGTCGTTGTGTTATGTACGCAGCTACCCTATTGCTTAACATACAATTTTTacattaaactaatgaaattaAACACCTTGCACCAAATTATACCTCTATGTGTGTGGGAAGAAAGTTTTACTCATCATAAGAATGAAGCTAACGACATTTTTTTACTGGTGAGAAACGATAGCAGATTTTATAGATTAATCTACGCAAAAAAGAAATTCTTTGAACTCCACAATTGACTAATATTGTTTGGATACATGAAGTCCAGCTAACTGTAATAAAATTTACATCTGtagaacaaaaaaaatatatatttgaaaaatGAATAGAGGAAATGCTTACTTGAAGAATGATACTTCCAAGGAGATTTATAGGGTGGGCGCTGGTGTAGCTCACGCGAATTGCCTACAGATGCTTTAGGACCatatgtttaaccaaaaatatgaattttCCGTCAAAACTTTATTtcagaagaactcgggttactgataatcaaaaaataaaatgcaTAAAGGAAATTGATTTTGATAATAATAAGATGAACAgaagaaagcaaagtaaatcagtatattccgATGATATTTCGTATCCTTACAAATGATcagtcttctccttttatagctatttcaaGGTAATACGTTTCGTTTCTACCATAATTGAGCCATTATTGTCTATGAATGACAtttaatgacatttaatgtaacgttatagTCAGCAATCATATTTAATTCAATACAAATTCCTTAACGTTTTCTGTATTTAATGCCCAATAGTACGTATCTATGCCATATTTACTATCAGATTCATTCCCTTCAATCATAAAAAGGCTCAAGTATCTATCTTTCTTGCTTTTTCTCTGAACATCTGCTCGTGCCTATTGAAGCTCGTGTCTTCTTTGATTATTTTTCATCACTTATGCTTCTTTGAttggtccacgtgtcatgacgtgTCATCTTATAATATATTCCATACATaaacttaatttttcccaatacagatagtccccccacttgccatttattcatcaatagaatatttgggaagtggacctCATTAAAGCGGGAATATTTGCCGCCATTAATTCTTCTCTGGAACTGATACTTCATCTATCTCTTCCATTTAATGTCCATGACACGTGGCATTTCCTGATTGGCTCTGCAACCTTTCAGCGCCTTTGAAGGCTTTTTTATAGCTTCACCAATTACGAGGCGACAGTTCTCATTATGACGTTTCCATCATTGCGccttttcctttgacggttgcttctgaTTATAAATTTAACTTTTTACCTTTGTCTTTTTCTCAGAAGTTCAGAATATTCAATTCAAAGtttcttcttcctcgtactactatgtcttcttcaaaccctaaccctcgGAGAGTCCCCATTGTTGACAACCTTTTTCTTGATCCTATTAGAAGTAGGAGAGGAGGAAGGCTTCGTAGTTTAGGGTCTTCTTCATCACGAGTTCCCTCTGTTCCTTCATCGAGTTCTACTCCTCCatctagaaccagaggttctcTTTCTCAAAGGTCTTCATCTAGAGGTAAAGAACTCActgaacctcttcgtgaacctttAGTGGATGAAATTGTTCCTGCGAAACTATCTTTATACAATGATAGAGAATCCCTTAGAAATCAACTATCTTCAttagatcgtgctgatatctACCCAACTCAAATCACTGAAGTTCTGATTTCAATAGTTCGTAGAGATTTCCATTGGAGCCATGACTTTCCCATTATAATCCCTAATGCGAACCAAAGAATCACCTCCTATTTaattgggttttcttttgtttacacttaccctttcacgATGGGTTTTAAGCCTGCTATTGACCCTGTTATACTTGAATTCTGTCGTTTTTTCGATATTTGCTTAGGACAAATTGGCCCTATTGTGTGGAGGGTCGTTGCCTGTTTGAGGCACTTAACCAACCTGGCTAGTGTGCCttttactttctctcatttaATCCACCTCTATTCTCCCAAGCTCTTTCGCCAAGGAATCTTTACTTTAGTAGCAAGAAGTAAAAGTGTTCTGGTCAACCCAAAAGATGATAAagatcgtggctggtatgccaaatttgttgttgcccccactgttggtttagtgggtgatggaAATGTTCTCTTTcccgagaagtggaattttgcatgtGAGTTTTTTTTTAACCTTCTCGTACCTTTTTTTTAATTCTGATGATCGCCATTTTAatttccttccttttctttttagcaaccatgggaatTATCGATGAGATTCCCAATTTCTGTGGTTGGGTAGAAAAGTTATTACGTACCGCTCCGATGGACGGTAGGTCTTGGAAAAATCTCTCTCATTGATTTGgctggaaagtgaaaactcacggtaagagttttttttcttttcctaccTTACTTATTATTTACTTCAAAATTATTttgatccttctttttgtcaaGATTTCCCATTCGAGGCGTAAGTGCTGAGGCCGTCGTAGCTTTCAGAATTTCTTTAGATAAGGACCCAAAAGATAATTTTAGTTTCTTCATCAAAAAGGAAGGCTACTTATCGACCAAGACTCTGGGGAGGAAGAAGAACAAGACGGGGGTTCTCTGATAAAAAGGCCAAGGGCTAGAAGAAGAATTATTTTAGATGATGAAGCATCTCCCCCTCATTCTATTCCTTCCACCGAGCCTGTTGAAGCCTCATTGGTGATTTCTGATGATGATACTCCCGCTGCTGCTCATGATTCTGTTGAACAACTTTTTGCCCATGGGTTTGGTAGTGAAAGTTTAGAGCCAATTTCTGATGAAGCACCCCTTGCTTCTTTTTCTACACCCATTCCTTTGATACCCTCTTTGCCAGTCGTGACTGTTACCGTTGCTGCTCCTCCCCAGGTTGTTTCGACTCCTCAGGCTGTTTTTACTCCTTCTACAGTCATTCCTTCAACTGTTCCTCCTTCAACTGTCTATTACACTAAGGTTGGTTCCTCGAGTAGAGGTGAAGCTATGAGGCAAGTTACCATCGAAGCTCCTGCTGAGGGTAACCTTTTGAGGAAATCAGGTCGAGCTGACGTATGGTTAACCTTTGATTGGTACTTTTTGAGGGTTTTGAAAACATTAAGTTCCCAGACCATTTTAGGGCCATTTTGTATAAGTAACTATTAGTTTATGACTAAtttcatacttagtctaaactttttaatattaagaagtttttgtaGTTACTTTTGAACTTATATTTTGCTCATTCTTGCCTTTATATTTGAATGACTTATTCAATATATTTTGCAAAATGCTTTTTTAACTCCATGAATGCTTAAATCAattatgaattttataaaagagggcccttttatattcgacacttaatgaacaagacgtctcaacttcataatggtgttaatatatgacaaaagaaataggaatatacatgtttcttgaaataactttgacaagtttttatttgaactttgcctaagttttaaata encodes the following:
- the LOC104229229 gene encoding 3-ketoacyl-CoA synthase 20-like — translated: MAENAGEVCQSNLPNFLLSIRLKYVKLGYHYLISNAVYLLIVPILAAVGLHLSTFTLENLMNHPVMLKSFSTLVVYLTTVYFVSRPRNVYLVDFACYKPPQCFMTSRQGFIEKMSDILDEESLNFLKKISKWSGLGEKTYVPAESKIPSSVPMSINQNEAKMVIIGAIDDLLAKTGVKVQEIGIVIVNSSAFNPTPSLSAMIVNHYKLGVNVITYNLGGMGCSAGLISVDLANRLLQGQANSYALIASTEIISSAYYSGKLKSKLLSNCLFRMGASAILMSNRSSDRRRSKYQLMHVVRTHKGADDRAFGCAYQDEDEDGKKGVSLSKDLMAVAGEALKTNITTLGPLVLPMSEQLLFFASLIARKVFKRKMKQYIPDFKMTFEHFCIHAGGRAVLDELEKNLDLPKVLMEPSRMTLYRFGNTSSSSVWYNLAYSEAKGRIKKGDRAWQIGFGSGFKCNSVVWRALRTVDAAKEKNAWTDEIEDFPVHVTY